Proteins co-encoded in one Phycodurus eques isolate BA_2022a chromosome 21, UOR_Pequ_1.1, whole genome shotgun sequence genomic window:
- the pdha1b gene encoding pyruvate dehydrogenase E1 subunit alpha 1b isoform X11 codes for MQNMLTLLSNALCRITGRTAGAQTVSELLIGLSEYVSLTSPAAPDLAQTQRLPPKPPPVVSARASAAPLVSTSLAAPVRSGDAGLHAARITASCSFADFTPQVTFDIKKCDLYRLEDGPSMKAELTREQGLQYYRTMQTVRRMELKADQLYKQKIIRGFCHLYDGQEACAAGVEAAINRSDHLITAYRAHAYTYTRGVSVKEILCELTGRRGGVSKGKGGSMHMYAPHFYGGNGIVGAQVPLGAGIALACQYQGNNQLCVTLYGDGAANQGQLFEAFNMAALWKLPCIFICENNQYSMGTSAERASASTDYYKRGDYIPGIRVDGMDVLCVREAVTFAADLCRAGKGPIVMELQTYRYHGHSMSDPGVSYRAREEIQDVRSKNDPIALLKEQMLSNNMTSVAELKEMDVAIRKEVEEAAQFAMADPEPPLDDMCNHIFKNDPPLEVRGTNPWSKLKSVS; via the exons ATGCAGAACATGTTGACCCTCCTCTCGAACGCGCTGTGTCGGATCACCGGCAGGACTGCG GGAGCCCAAACTGTGTCGGAG TTGCTGATTGGCCTGTCAGAGTACGTCAGTCTAACCTCGCCGGCGGCACCAGACTTGGCACAGACGCAGCGGCTGCCCCCCAAACCTCCGCCGGTAGTCAGCGCTAGAGCCAGCGCGGCGCCCTTAGTTAGCACGTCGTTAGCCGCACCAGTAAGAAGCGGAGACGCCGGCCTCCAT GCTGCCCGCATCACAGCTTCCTGCTCCTTCGCTGACTTTACGCCTCAGGTGACTTTCGACATCAAG AAATGCGATCTGTACCGCTTGGAGGACGGGCCTTCTATGAAGGCGGAGCTAACGCGCGAGCAGGGCCTGCAGTATTACCGGACCATGCAGACGGTGAGGCGCATGGAGCTGAAGGCCGATCAGCTCTACAAGCAGAAGATCATCCGTGGGTTCTGTCACCTGTATGACGGACAG GAAGCTTGTGCTGCAGGTGTCGAGGCTGCCATTAACCGCAGCGATCACCTGATCACGGCATACCGTGCGCACGCCTACACGTACACCCGCGGCGTGTCTGTCAAGGAGATCCTGTGTGAGCTCACGG GTCGAAGAGGCGGGGTCTCCAAAGGCAAGGGGGGATCCATGCATATGTACGCGCCGCATTTCTACGGCGGGAACGGCATCGTGGGAGCACAG GTTCCACTGGGTGCCGGAATCGCTCTAGCTTGTCAGTACCAAGGCAACAATCAGTTGTGCGTGACGCTGTATGGCGATGGCGCAGCCAATCAG GGGCAGCTCTTTGAGGCCTTCAACATGGCTGCCCTCTGGAAGCTTCCGTGCATTTTCATCTGTGAGAACAACCAGTACAGCATGGGCACGTCTGCGGAGAGGGCGTCGGCCAGCACCGACTACTACAAGCGAGGAGACTACATACCGGGAATCAGA GTGGACGGGATGGACGTCCTGTGCGTGAGAGAGGCAGTCACGTTTGCAGCGGACCTCTGCCGAGCCGGGAAG gGTCCAATTGTGATGGAGCTCCAGACTTATCGTTACCATGGACACAGCATGAGTGACCCTGGTGTCAG CTACCGCGCTCGGGAGGAGATCCAGGATGTGCGCAGCAAGAATGACCCCATTGCCCTGTTAAAAGAGCAAATGCTCAGCAACAATATGACATCTGTGGCGGAATTGAAG GAAATGGATGTGGCCATTCggaaggaggtggaggaggcagCACAATTTGCGATGGCTGATCCCGAGCCACCATTGGACGATATGTGCAACCACATCTTTAAAAACGATCCACCCCTGGAGGTCCGTGGGACCAACCCCTGGTCTAAGCTCAAGTCTGTAAGCTAG
- the pdha1b gene encoding pyruvate dehydrogenase E1 subunit alpha 1b isoform X10: MQNMLTLLSNALCRITGRTAAARITASCSFADFTPQVTFDIKKCDLYRLEDGPSMKAELTREQGLQYYRTMQTVRRMELKADQLYKQKIIRGFCHLYDGQEACAAGVEAAINRSDHLITAYRAHAYTYTRGVSVKEILCELTGRRGGVSKGKGGSMHMYAPHFYGGNGIVGAQVPLGAGIALACQYQGNNQLCVTLYGDGAANQGQLFEAFNMAALWKLPCIFICENNQYSMGTSAERASASTDYYKRGDYIPGIRVDGMDVLCVREAVTFAADLCRAGKGPIVMELQTYRYHGHSMSDPGVSYRAREEIQDVRSKNDPIALLKEQMLSNNMTSVAELKEMDVAIRKEVEEAAQFAMADPEPPLDDMCNHIFKNDPPLEVRGTNPWSKLKSVS; encoded by the exons ATGCAGAACATGTTGACCCTCCTCTCGAACGCGCTGTGTCGGATCACCGGCAGGACTGCG GCTGCCCGCATCACAGCTTCCTGCTCCTTCGCTGACTTTACGCCTCAGGTGACTTTCGACATCAAG AAATGCGATCTGTACCGCTTGGAGGACGGGCCTTCTATGAAGGCGGAGCTAACGCGCGAGCAGGGCCTGCAGTATTACCGGACCATGCAGACGGTGAGGCGCATGGAGCTGAAGGCCGATCAGCTCTACAAGCAGAAGATCATCCGTGGGTTCTGTCACCTGTATGACGGACAG GAAGCTTGTGCTGCAGGTGTCGAGGCTGCCATTAACCGCAGCGATCACCTGATCACGGCATACCGTGCGCACGCCTACACGTACACCCGCGGCGTGTCTGTCAAGGAGATCCTGTGTGAGCTCACGG GTCGAAGAGGCGGGGTCTCCAAAGGCAAGGGGGGATCCATGCATATGTACGCGCCGCATTTCTACGGCGGGAACGGCATCGTGGGAGCACAG GTTCCACTGGGTGCCGGAATCGCTCTAGCTTGTCAGTACCAAGGCAACAATCAGTTGTGCGTGACGCTGTATGGCGATGGCGCAGCCAATCAG GGGCAGCTCTTTGAGGCCTTCAACATGGCTGCCCTCTGGAAGCTTCCGTGCATTTTCATCTGTGAGAACAACCAGTACAGCATGGGCACGTCTGCGGAGAGGGCGTCGGCCAGCACCGACTACTACAAGCGAGGAGACTACATACCGGGAATCAGA GTGGACGGGATGGACGTCCTGTGCGTGAGAGAGGCAGTCACGTTTGCAGCGGACCTCTGCCGAGCCGGGAAG gGTCCAATTGTGATGGAGCTCCAGACTTATCGTTACCATGGACACAGCATGAGTGACCCTGGTGTCAG CTACCGCGCTCGGGAGGAGATCCAGGATGTGCGCAGCAAGAATGACCCCATTGCCCTGTTAAAAGAGCAAATGCTCAGCAACAATATGACATCTGTGGCGGAATTGAAG GAAATGGATGTGGCCATTCggaaggaggtggaggaggcagCACAATTTGCGATGGCTGATCCCGAGCCACCATTGGACGATATGTGCAACCACATCTTTAAAAACGATCCACCCCTGGAGGTCCGTGGGACCAACCCCTGGTCTAAGCTCAAGTCTGTAAGCTAG
- the pdha1b gene encoding pyruvate dehydrogenase E1 subunit alpha 1b isoform X3 produces MQNMLTLLSNALCRITGRTAGAQTVSELLIGLSEYVSLTSPAAPDLAQTQRLPPKPPPVVSARASAAPLVSTSLAAPAARITASCSFADFTPQVTFDIKKCDLYRLEDGPSMKAELTREQGLQYYRTMQTVRRMELKADQLYKQKIIRGFCHLYDGQEACAAGVEAAINRSDHLITAYRAHAYTYTRGVSVKEILCELTGRRGGVSKGKGGSMHMYAPHFYGGNGIVGAQVPLGAGIALACQYQGNNQLCVTLYGDGAANQGQLFEAFNMAALWKLPCIFICENNQYSMGTSAERASASTDYYKRGDYIPGIRVDGMDVLCVREAVTFAADLCRAGKGPIVMELQTYRYHGHSMSDPGVSYRAREEIQDVRSKNDPIALLKEQMLSNNMTSVAELKEMDVAIRKEVEEAAQFAMADPEPPLDDMCNHIFKNDPPLEVRGTNPWSKLKSVS; encoded by the exons ATGCAGAACATGTTGACCCTCCTCTCGAACGCGCTGTGTCGGATCACCGGCAGGACTGCG GGAGCCCAAACTGTGTCGGAG TTGCTGATTGGCCTGTCAGAGTACGTCAGTCTAACCTCGCCGGCGGCACCAGACTTGGCACAGACGCAGCGGCTGCCCCCCAAACCTCCGCCGGTAGTCAGCGCTAGAGCCAGCGCGGCGCCCTTAGTTAGCACGTCGTTAGCCGCACCA GCTGCCCGCATCACAGCTTCCTGCTCCTTCGCTGACTTTACGCCTCAGGTGACTTTCGACATCAAG AAATGCGATCTGTACCGCTTGGAGGACGGGCCTTCTATGAAGGCGGAGCTAACGCGCGAGCAGGGCCTGCAGTATTACCGGACCATGCAGACGGTGAGGCGCATGGAGCTGAAGGCCGATCAGCTCTACAAGCAGAAGATCATCCGTGGGTTCTGTCACCTGTATGACGGACAG GAAGCTTGTGCTGCAGGTGTCGAGGCTGCCATTAACCGCAGCGATCACCTGATCACGGCATACCGTGCGCACGCCTACACGTACACCCGCGGCGTGTCTGTCAAGGAGATCCTGTGTGAGCTCACGG GTCGAAGAGGCGGGGTCTCCAAAGGCAAGGGGGGATCCATGCATATGTACGCGCCGCATTTCTACGGCGGGAACGGCATCGTGGGAGCACAG GTTCCACTGGGTGCCGGAATCGCTCTAGCTTGTCAGTACCAAGGCAACAATCAGTTGTGCGTGACGCTGTATGGCGATGGCGCAGCCAATCAG GGGCAGCTCTTTGAGGCCTTCAACATGGCTGCCCTCTGGAAGCTTCCGTGCATTTTCATCTGTGAGAACAACCAGTACAGCATGGGCACGTCTGCGGAGAGGGCGTCGGCCAGCACCGACTACTACAAGCGAGGAGACTACATACCGGGAATCAGA GTGGACGGGATGGACGTCCTGTGCGTGAGAGAGGCAGTCACGTTTGCAGCGGACCTCTGCCGAGCCGGGAAG gGTCCAATTGTGATGGAGCTCCAGACTTATCGTTACCATGGACACAGCATGAGTGACCCTGGTGTCAG CTACCGCGCTCGGGAGGAGATCCAGGATGTGCGCAGCAAGAATGACCCCATTGCCCTGTTAAAAGAGCAAATGCTCAGCAACAATATGACATCTGTGGCGGAATTGAAG GAAATGGATGTGGCCATTCggaaggaggtggaggaggcagCACAATTTGCGATGGCTGATCCCGAGCCACCATTGGACGATATGTGCAACCACATCTTTAAAAACGATCCACCCCTGGAGGTCCGTGGGACCAACCCCTGGTCTAAGCTCAAGTCTGTAAGCTAG
- the pdha1b gene encoding pyruvate dehydrogenase E1 subunit alpha 1b isoform X9 gives MQNMLTLLSNALCRITGRTAGAQTVSEAARITASCSFADFTPQVTFDIKKCDLYRLEDGPSMKAELTREQGLQYYRTMQTVRRMELKADQLYKQKIIRGFCHLYDGQEACAAGVEAAINRSDHLITAYRAHAYTYTRGVSVKEILCELTGRRGGVSKGKGGSMHMYAPHFYGGNGIVGAQVPLGAGIALACQYQGNNQLCVTLYGDGAANQGQLFEAFNMAALWKLPCIFICENNQYSMGTSAERASASTDYYKRGDYIPGIRVDGMDVLCVREAVTFAADLCRAGKGPIVMELQTYRYHGHSMSDPGVSYRAREEIQDVRSKNDPIALLKEQMLSNNMTSVAELKEMDVAIRKEVEEAAQFAMADPEPPLDDMCNHIFKNDPPLEVRGTNPWSKLKSVS, from the exons ATGCAGAACATGTTGACCCTCCTCTCGAACGCGCTGTGTCGGATCACCGGCAGGACTGCG GGAGCCCAAACTGTGTCGGAG GCTGCCCGCATCACAGCTTCCTGCTCCTTCGCTGACTTTACGCCTCAGGTGACTTTCGACATCAAG AAATGCGATCTGTACCGCTTGGAGGACGGGCCTTCTATGAAGGCGGAGCTAACGCGCGAGCAGGGCCTGCAGTATTACCGGACCATGCAGACGGTGAGGCGCATGGAGCTGAAGGCCGATCAGCTCTACAAGCAGAAGATCATCCGTGGGTTCTGTCACCTGTATGACGGACAG GAAGCTTGTGCTGCAGGTGTCGAGGCTGCCATTAACCGCAGCGATCACCTGATCACGGCATACCGTGCGCACGCCTACACGTACACCCGCGGCGTGTCTGTCAAGGAGATCCTGTGTGAGCTCACGG GTCGAAGAGGCGGGGTCTCCAAAGGCAAGGGGGGATCCATGCATATGTACGCGCCGCATTTCTACGGCGGGAACGGCATCGTGGGAGCACAG GTTCCACTGGGTGCCGGAATCGCTCTAGCTTGTCAGTACCAAGGCAACAATCAGTTGTGCGTGACGCTGTATGGCGATGGCGCAGCCAATCAG GGGCAGCTCTTTGAGGCCTTCAACATGGCTGCCCTCTGGAAGCTTCCGTGCATTTTCATCTGTGAGAACAACCAGTACAGCATGGGCACGTCTGCGGAGAGGGCGTCGGCCAGCACCGACTACTACAAGCGAGGAGACTACATACCGGGAATCAGA GTGGACGGGATGGACGTCCTGTGCGTGAGAGAGGCAGTCACGTTTGCAGCGGACCTCTGCCGAGCCGGGAAG gGTCCAATTGTGATGGAGCTCCAGACTTATCGTTACCATGGACACAGCATGAGTGACCCTGGTGTCAG CTACCGCGCTCGGGAGGAGATCCAGGATGTGCGCAGCAAGAATGACCCCATTGCCCTGTTAAAAGAGCAAATGCTCAGCAACAATATGACATCTGTGGCGGAATTGAAG GAAATGGATGTGGCCATTCggaaggaggtggaggaggcagCACAATTTGCGATGGCTGATCCCGAGCCACCATTGGACGATATGTGCAACCACATCTTTAAAAACGATCCACCCCTGGAGGTCCGTGGGACCAACCCCTGGTCTAAGCTCAAGTCTGTAAGCTAG
- the pdha1b gene encoding pyruvate dehydrogenase E1 subunit alpha 1b isoform X6, with protein sequence MQNMLTLLSNALCRITGRTALLIGLSEYVSLTSPAAPDLAQTQRLPPKPPPVVSARASAAPLVSTSLAAPAARITASCSFADFTPQVTFDIKKCDLYRLEDGPSMKAELTREQGLQYYRTMQTVRRMELKADQLYKQKIIRGFCHLYDGQEACAAGVEAAINRSDHLITAYRAHAYTYTRGVSVKEILCELTGRRGGVSKGKGGSMHMYAPHFYGGNGIVGAQVPLGAGIALACQYQGNNQLCVTLYGDGAANQGQLFEAFNMAALWKLPCIFICENNQYSMGTSAERASASTDYYKRGDYIPGIRVDGMDVLCVREAVTFAADLCRAGKGPIVMELQTYRYHGHSMSDPGVSYRAREEIQDVRSKNDPIALLKEQMLSNNMTSVAELKEMDVAIRKEVEEAAQFAMADPEPPLDDMCNHIFKNDPPLEVRGTNPWSKLKSVS encoded by the exons ATGCAGAACATGTTGACCCTCCTCTCGAACGCGCTGTGTCGGATCACCGGCAGGACTGCG TTGCTGATTGGCCTGTCAGAGTACGTCAGTCTAACCTCGCCGGCGGCACCAGACTTGGCACAGACGCAGCGGCTGCCCCCCAAACCTCCGCCGGTAGTCAGCGCTAGAGCCAGCGCGGCGCCCTTAGTTAGCACGTCGTTAGCCGCACCA GCTGCCCGCATCACAGCTTCCTGCTCCTTCGCTGACTTTACGCCTCAGGTGACTTTCGACATCAAG AAATGCGATCTGTACCGCTTGGAGGACGGGCCTTCTATGAAGGCGGAGCTAACGCGCGAGCAGGGCCTGCAGTATTACCGGACCATGCAGACGGTGAGGCGCATGGAGCTGAAGGCCGATCAGCTCTACAAGCAGAAGATCATCCGTGGGTTCTGTCACCTGTATGACGGACAG GAAGCTTGTGCTGCAGGTGTCGAGGCTGCCATTAACCGCAGCGATCACCTGATCACGGCATACCGTGCGCACGCCTACACGTACACCCGCGGCGTGTCTGTCAAGGAGATCCTGTGTGAGCTCACGG GTCGAAGAGGCGGGGTCTCCAAAGGCAAGGGGGGATCCATGCATATGTACGCGCCGCATTTCTACGGCGGGAACGGCATCGTGGGAGCACAG GTTCCACTGGGTGCCGGAATCGCTCTAGCTTGTCAGTACCAAGGCAACAATCAGTTGTGCGTGACGCTGTATGGCGATGGCGCAGCCAATCAG GGGCAGCTCTTTGAGGCCTTCAACATGGCTGCCCTCTGGAAGCTTCCGTGCATTTTCATCTGTGAGAACAACCAGTACAGCATGGGCACGTCTGCGGAGAGGGCGTCGGCCAGCACCGACTACTACAAGCGAGGAGACTACATACCGGGAATCAGA GTGGACGGGATGGACGTCCTGTGCGTGAGAGAGGCAGTCACGTTTGCAGCGGACCTCTGCCGAGCCGGGAAG gGTCCAATTGTGATGGAGCTCCAGACTTATCGTTACCATGGACACAGCATGAGTGACCCTGGTGTCAG CTACCGCGCTCGGGAGGAGATCCAGGATGTGCGCAGCAAGAATGACCCCATTGCCCTGTTAAAAGAGCAAATGCTCAGCAACAATATGACATCTGTGGCGGAATTGAAG GAAATGGATGTGGCCATTCggaaggaggtggaggaggcagCACAATTTGCGATGGCTGATCCCGAGCCACCATTGGACGATATGTGCAACCACATCTTTAAAAACGATCCACCCCTGGAGGTCCGTGGGACCAACCCCTGGTCTAAGCTCAAGTCTGTAAGCTAG
- the pdha1b gene encoding pyruvate dehydrogenase E1 subunit alpha 1b isoform X7, whose product MYHKLFFPLQCSIAHKSKCMSGFLSFIHLHRNPREPKLCRRFVTFPTMITLWHHMQSDKCPKVASHPSIMMMVVLLIGLSEYVSLTSPAAPDLAQTQRLPPKPPPVVSARASAAPLVSTSLAAPAARITASCSFADFTPQVTFDIKKCDLYRLEDGPSMKAELTREQGLQYYRTMQTVRRMELKADQLYKQKIIRGFCHLYDGQEACAAGVEAAINRSDHLITAYRAHAYTYTRGVSVKEILCELTGRRGGVSKGKGGSMHMYAPHFYGGNGIVGAQVPLGAGIALACQYQGNNQLCVTLYGDGAANQGQLFEAFNMAALWKLPCIFICENNQYSMGTSAERASASTDYYKRGDYIPGIRLSASDTGGRDGRPVRERGSHVCSGPLPSREGSNCDGAPDLSLPWTQHE is encoded by the exons ATGTATCACAAGTTGTTTTTCCCTCTTCAATGCTCTATCGCTCACAAATCCAAATGTATGTCTGGCTTCTTATCCTTCATCCACCTTCACCGGAACCCCAGGGAGCCCAAACTGTGTCGGAG GTTTGTTACTTTCCCAACAATGATTACACTTTGGCACCACATGCAGTCAGACAAGTGTCCCAAAGTTGCCAGTCACCCTTCGAtcatgatgatggtggtg TTGCTGATTGGCCTGTCAGAGTACGTCAGTCTAACCTCGCCGGCGGCACCAGACTTGGCACAGACGCAGCGGCTGCCCCCCAAACCTCCGCCGGTAGTCAGCGCTAGAGCCAGCGCGGCGCCCTTAGTTAGCACGTCGTTAGCCGCACCA GCTGCCCGCATCACAGCTTCCTGCTCCTTCGCTGACTTTACGCCTCAGGTGACTTTCGACATCAAG AAATGCGATCTGTACCGCTTGGAGGACGGGCCTTCTATGAAGGCGGAGCTAACGCGCGAGCAGGGCCTGCAGTATTACCGGACCATGCAGACGGTGAGGCGCATGGAGCTGAAGGCCGATCAGCTCTACAAGCAGAAGATCATCCGTGGGTTCTGTCACCTGTATGACGGACAG GAAGCTTGTGCTGCAGGTGTCGAGGCTGCCATTAACCGCAGCGATCACCTGATCACGGCATACCGTGCGCACGCCTACACGTACACCCGCGGCGTGTCTGTCAAGGAGATCCTGTGTGAGCTCACGG GTCGAAGAGGCGGGGTCTCCAAAGGCAAGGGGGGATCCATGCATATGTACGCGCCGCATTTCTACGGCGGGAACGGCATCGTGGGAGCACAG GTTCCACTGGGTGCCGGAATCGCTCTAGCTTGTCAGTACCAAGGCAACAATCAGTTGTGCGTGACGCTGTATGGCGATGGCGCAGCCAATCAG GGGCAGCTCTTTGAGGCCTTCAACATGGCTGCCCTCTGGAAGCTTCCGTGCATTTTCATCTGTGAGAACAACCAGTACAGCATGGGCACGTCTGCGGAGAGGGCGTCGGCCAGCACCGACTACTACAAGCGAGGAGACTACATACCGGGAATCAGA CTCAGTGCTTCTGATACAGGTGGACGGGATGGACGTCCTGTGCGTGAGAGAGGCAGTCACGTTTGCAGCGGACCTCTGCCGAGCCGGGAAG gGTCCAATTGTGATGGAGCTCCAGACTTATCGTTACCATGGACACAGCATGAGTGA
- the pdha1b gene encoding pyruvate dehydrogenase E1 subunit alpha 1b isoform X5, which yields MYHKLFFPLQCSIAHKSKCMSGFLSFIHLHRNPREPKLCRRFVTFPTMITLWHHMQSDKCPKVASHPSIMMMVVAARITASCSFADFTPQVTFDIKKCDLYRLEDGPSMKAELTREQGLQYYRTMQTVRRMELKADQLYKQKIIRGFCHLYDGQEACAAGVEAAINRSDHLITAYRAHAYTYTRGVSVKEILCELTGRRGGVSKGKGGSMHMYAPHFYGGNGIVGAQVPLGAGIALACQYQGNNQLCVTLYGDGAANQGQLFEAFNMAALWKLPCIFICENNQYSMGTSAERASASTDYYKRGDYIPGIRVDGMDVLCVREAVTFAADLCRAGKGPIVMELQTYRYHGHSMSDPGVSYRAREEIQDVRSKNDPIALLKEQMLSNNMTSVAELKEMDVAIRKEVEEAAQFAMADPEPPLDDMCNHIFKNDPPLEVRGTNPWSKLKSVS from the exons ATGTATCACAAGTTGTTTTTCCCTCTTCAATGCTCTATCGCTCACAAATCCAAATGTATGTCTGGCTTCTTATCCTTCATCCACCTTCACCGGAACCCCAGGGAGCCCAAACTGTGTCGGAG GTTTGTTACTTTCCCAACAATGATTACACTTTGGCACCACATGCAGTCAGACAAGTGTCCCAAAGTTGCCAGTCACCCTTCGAtcatgatgatggtggtg GCTGCCCGCATCACAGCTTCCTGCTCCTTCGCTGACTTTACGCCTCAGGTGACTTTCGACATCAAG AAATGCGATCTGTACCGCTTGGAGGACGGGCCTTCTATGAAGGCGGAGCTAACGCGCGAGCAGGGCCTGCAGTATTACCGGACCATGCAGACGGTGAGGCGCATGGAGCTGAAGGCCGATCAGCTCTACAAGCAGAAGATCATCCGTGGGTTCTGTCACCTGTATGACGGACAG GAAGCTTGTGCTGCAGGTGTCGAGGCTGCCATTAACCGCAGCGATCACCTGATCACGGCATACCGTGCGCACGCCTACACGTACACCCGCGGCGTGTCTGTCAAGGAGATCCTGTGTGAGCTCACGG GTCGAAGAGGCGGGGTCTCCAAAGGCAAGGGGGGATCCATGCATATGTACGCGCCGCATTTCTACGGCGGGAACGGCATCGTGGGAGCACAG GTTCCACTGGGTGCCGGAATCGCTCTAGCTTGTCAGTACCAAGGCAACAATCAGTTGTGCGTGACGCTGTATGGCGATGGCGCAGCCAATCAG GGGCAGCTCTTTGAGGCCTTCAACATGGCTGCCCTCTGGAAGCTTCCGTGCATTTTCATCTGTGAGAACAACCAGTACAGCATGGGCACGTCTGCGGAGAGGGCGTCGGCCAGCACCGACTACTACAAGCGAGGAGACTACATACCGGGAATCAGA GTGGACGGGATGGACGTCCTGTGCGTGAGAGAGGCAGTCACGTTTGCAGCGGACCTCTGCCGAGCCGGGAAG gGTCCAATTGTGATGGAGCTCCAGACTTATCGTTACCATGGACACAGCATGAGTGACCCTGGTGTCAG CTACCGCGCTCGGGAGGAGATCCAGGATGTGCGCAGCAAGAATGACCCCATTGCCCTGTTAAAAGAGCAAATGCTCAGCAACAATATGACATCTGTGGCGGAATTGAAG GAAATGGATGTGGCCATTCggaaggaggtggaggaggcagCACAATTTGCGATGGCTGATCCCGAGCCACCATTGGACGATATGTGCAACCACATCTTTAAAAACGATCCACCCCTGGAGGTCCGTGGGACCAACCCCTGGTCTAAGCTCAAGTCTGTAAGCTAG
- the pdha1b gene encoding pyruvate dehydrogenase E1 subunit alpha 1b isoform X1 translates to MYHKLFFPLQCSIAHKSKCMSGFLSFIHLHRNPREPKLCRRFVTFPTMITLWHHMQSDKCPKVASHPSIMMMVVLLIGLSEYVSLTSPAAPDLAQTQRLPPKPPPVVSARASAAPLVSTSLAAPAARITASCSFADFTPQVTFDIKKCDLYRLEDGPSMKAELTREQGLQYYRTMQTVRRMELKADQLYKQKIIRGFCHLYDGQEACAAGVEAAINRSDHLITAYRAHAYTYTRGVSVKEILCELTGRRGGVSKGKGGSMHMYAPHFYGGNGIVGAQVPLGAGIALACQYQGNNQLCVTLYGDGAANQGQLFEAFNMAALWKLPCIFICENNQYSMGTSAERASASTDYYKRGDYIPGIRVDGMDVLCVREAVTFAADLCRAGKGPIVMELQTYRYHGHSMSDPGVSYRAREEIQDVRSKNDPIALLKEQMLSNNMTSVAELKEMDVAIRKEVEEAAQFAMADPEPPLDDMCNHIFKNDPPLEVRGTNPWSKLKSVS, encoded by the exons ATGTATCACAAGTTGTTTTTCCCTCTTCAATGCTCTATCGCTCACAAATCCAAATGTATGTCTGGCTTCTTATCCTTCATCCACCTTCACCGGAACCCCAGGGAGCCCAAACTGTGTCGGAG GTTTGTTACTTTCCCAACAATGATTACACTTTGGCACCACATGCAGTCAGACAAGTGTCCCAAAGTTGCCAGTCACCCTTCGAtcatgatgatggtggtg TTGCTGATTGGCCTGTCAGAGTACGTCAGTCTAACCTCGCCGGCGGCACCAGACTTGGCACAGACGCAGCGGCTGCCCCCCAAACCTCCGCCGGTAGTCAGCGCTAGAGCCAGCGCGGCGCCCTTAGTTAGCACGTCGTTAGCCGCACCA GCTGCCCGCATCACAGCTTCCTGCTCCTTCGCTGACTTTACGCCTCAGGTGACTTTCGACATCAAG AAATGCGATCTGTACCGCTTGGAGGACGGGCCTTCTATGAAGGCGGAGCTAACGCGCGAGCAGGGCCTGCAGTATTACCGGACCATGCAGACGGTGAGGCGCATGGAGCTGAAGGCCGATCAGCTCTACAAGCAGAAGATCATCCGTGGGTTCTGTCACCTGTATGACGGACAG GAAGCTTGTGCTGCAGGTGTCGAGGCTGCCATTAACCGCAGCGATCACCTGATCACGGCATACCGTGCGCACGCCTACACGTACACCCGCGGCGTGTCTGTCAAGGAGATCCTGTGTGAGCTCACGG GTCGAAGAGGCGGGGTCTCCAAAGGCAAGGGGGGATCCATGCATATGTACGCGCCGCATTTCTACGGCGGGAACGGCATCGTGGGAGCACAG GTTCCACTGGGTGCCGGAATCGCTCTAGCTTGTCAGTACCAAGGCAACAATCAGTTGTGCGTGACGCTGTATGGCGATGGCGCAGCCAATCAG GGGCAGCTCTTTGAGGCCTTCAACATGGCTGCCCTCTGGAAGCTTCCGTGCATTTTCATCTGTGAGAACAACCAGTACAGCATGGGCACGTCTGCGGAGAGGGCGTCGGCCAGCACCGACTACTACAAGCGAGGAGACTACATACCGGGAATCAGA GTGGACGGGATGGACGTCCTGTGCGTGAGAGAGGCAGTCACGTTTGCAGCGGACCTCTGCCGAGCCGGGAAG gGTCCAATTGTGATGGAGCTCCAGACTTATCGTTACCATGGACACAGCATGAGTGACCCTGGTGTCAG CTACCGCGCTCGGGAGGAGATCCAGGATGTGCGCAGCAAGAATGACCCCATTGCCCTGTTAAAAGAGCAAATGCTCAGCAACAATATGACATCTGTGGCGGAATTGAAG GAAATGGATGTGGCCATTCggaaggaggtggaggaggcagCACAATTTGCGATGGCTGATCCCGAGCCACCATTGGACGATATGTGCAACCACATCTTTAAAAACGATCCACCCCTGGAGGTCCGTGGGACCAACCCCTGGTCTAAGCTCAAGTCTGTAAGCTAG